The following proteins come from a genomic window of Rissa tridactyla isolate bRisTri1 chromosome 13, bRisTri1.patW.cur.20221130, whole genome shotgun sequence:
- the SUSD2 gene encoding sushi domain-containing protein 2 → MKFAGTDGSFFVLFTLTALWNAGAQDSCAHQCGERLGTCSCQATCQSLKTCCPDYTEFCLQISPYSGSLMGGKVFLIENTTFDASSVITCRFKQEIETRGYLAQDGRAHCTSPLLYETGFIPFDVSTDGGVTFPYSGTWLSVHHSKVSDGEKCTLVNQTKWQYYGTPNTDGNLTLTWTQQALTETHVDIEVWGYQETGDSYSENWSAEWKYLYTLAKKIPNNGKFSFIPVPAEGNYSTWDYGILRITPSSYPDGQSNVPAVWSSDHALAWHLGQDFRNDPNAWATAKCVEWEKKEEKLPDFMEEIIDCPCTLAQARADTGRFHTDYGCDIEKESVCTYHPGAVHCVRAIQASPRYAAGQQCCYDRTGAQILTHDSTGGSTPDRGHDWGSPPFLKPPRIPGFSHWLYDVISFYYCCLWSDNCHVYMKKRSSSDCRTYRPPQAASAFGDPHFLTFDGLNFTFKGHGEYTLVESDLTSLRVQGRTQQVHFPNGTGAQVTGLSAVAMQENNSDVIEVRYLNDYLQVLLNQKVVNFSEQSWLDLKGLFLHSTADQNITVMFSSGSGVEIRGSGGFLTLTVLLPEKFMNHTQGLFGVMNGNMEDDYTFKNKTTMSVHASPQQVFEFGANWAVENGTSLFTYDTESLLNNFFYGEKHNASFLPVFTPYEDPADPLVKDMVSLCDSDPFCRFDVLTTRNLQVGNSTRRSHQNHKRLVENLKPVISCGWLGHPTNGTKNGTNYLLGSTIAFTCDEGYELTGAKERTCQATGTWSGETPSCVARADIKQMILLGCVFGIVGLAVLGRLTFLCRKERRKENQKLLSEVRVGSDQETANFQRSF, encoded by the exons GAGCTCAAGACTCTTGCGCACACCAATGTGGGGAGCGGCTTGGTACCTGCTCTTGCCAGGCAACATGCCAATCCTTGAAGACTTGCTGTCCTGATTATACAGAATTTTGTCTTCAGATTTCTCCATACTCAGGATCTCTAATGGGAGGCAAAGTCTTTTTGATTGAAAATACAACTTTTGATGCCTCTTCAGTGATAACGTGCAG GTTCAAGCAGGAAATCGAAACCAGGGGGTATCTTGCTCAGGATGGAAGAGCCCACTGCACCTCCCCATTGCTGTATGAGACTGGTTTCATCCCTTTTGATGTTTCTACAGATGGCGGGGTGACATTCCCGTACTCTGGAACTTGGTTATCAG TACATCACAGCAAAGTTTCAGACGGAGAAAAATGCACCTTGGTCAATCAGACAAAATGGCAATACTATGGCACCCCCAACACCGATGGAAACTTAACACTTACCTGGACACAGCAGGCGCTTACAGAAACCCACGTCGACATAGAAGTCTGGGGATACCAGGAAACAG GTGACAGTTACTCAGAAAACTGGTCGGCCGAATGGAAATATCTTTATACTTTggccaaaaaaatccccaataacgggaaattttctttcattcctgtACCCGCTGAAGGAAATTACAGTACGTGGGACTATGGAATTTTGAGAATTACACCCAGCAGCTATCCTGACGGGCAGAG caatgttCCAGCAGTCTGGAGCTCAGACCATGCACTGGCTTGGCACCTTGGGCAAGACTTCAGAAATGACCCAAATGCATGGGCAACTGCGAAATGTGTAGaatgggagaaaaaggaggagaagctTCCAGACTTCATGGAAGAAATTATAGATTGCCCTTGCACCTTGGCACAGGCACGAGCTGACACTGGCAGGTTCCAT ACAGATTATGGCTGTGACATTGAAAAGGAGAGTGTGTGTACTTACCACCCCGGCGCAGTGCATTGTGTAAGAGCCATCCAAGCCAG CCCCCGGTACGCGGCAGGACAGCAGTGCTGCTACGACCGCACAGGGGCCCAGATCCTCACGCACGACTCCACGGGAGGCAGCACACCCGATCGAGGCCACGACTGGGGCTCACCACCTTTCCTGAAGCCCCCCCGGATACCTGGCTTTTCCCACTGGCTTTACGACGTCATCAGCTTCTATTACTGCTGCCTGTGGTCTGATAACTGTCATGTCTATATGAAAAAACGGTCCTCCAGCGACTGCCGGACGTACCGCCCACCTCAAGCTG catcTGCTTTTGGGGATCCTCACTTCCTCACGTTTGATGGTCTGAACTTCACCTTCAAAGGTCATGGAGAATACACGTTGGTAGAGTCTGATCTCACATCCCTACGTGTGCAAGGGAGGACCCAGCAGGTACACTTTCCCAACG gaaCTGGGGCTCAGGTGACAGGCTTGTCCGCGGTGGCCATGCAGGAGAACAACTCTGATGTGATCGAAGTGCGCTACTTGAACGATTATCTGCAGGTCCTCTTGAACCAGAAGGTCGTCAACTTCTCTGAGCAAAGTTGGCTGGACCTGAAAG GTCTCTTTCTCCATTCTACAGCTGATCAGAACATCACAGTGATGTTCTCTTCTGGGTCTGGCGTGGAAATAAGGGGAAGCGGAGGATTTCTGACCCTGACAGTTCTGCTCCCAGAGAAGTTTATGAATCACACACAGGGTCTCTTTGGGGTAATGAATGGCAATATGGAGGATGACTATACCTTCAAGAATAAGACCACCATGTCAGTTCATGCAAGTCCCCAGCAGGTGTTTGAGTTTGGAGCTAACT GGGCTGTTGAAAATGGAACTTCTCTCTTTACTTATGACACGGAGTCCTTACTGAACAATTTCTTTTATGGGGAAAAGCACAATGCTTCCTTTCTGCCCGTGTTCACTCCTTACGAAGACCCTGCGGATCCGCTGGTGAAAGACATGGTCTCGCTCTGTGACTCTGACCCCTTCTGCAGATTCGATGTCCTGACAACAAGAAACCTTCAAGTGGGAAATTCCACAAGACGATCTCATCAGAATCACAAGCGGCTGGTAGAAAATCTAAAGCCAG TGATCTCTTGTGGCTGGCTGGGTCATCCAACCAACGGAACAAAGAATGGAACTAATTACCTGCTGGGCTCAACCATCGCTTTCACCTGCGACGAGGGCTATGAACTCACCGGGGCAAAGGAAAGAACTTGCCAAGCGACGGGGACGTGGTCTGGAGAAACACCCAGTTGCGTCGCGCGAGCAg ATATCAAACAAATGATTCTTCTTGGCTGTGTATTTGGAATAGTCGGTCTTGCAGTCCTGGGACGTCTGACTTTCTTGTGCAGGAAGGAGAG gcgcaaagaaaaccagaaacttcTTTCAGAGGTGCGAGTTGGATCTGACCAAGAAACAGCGAATTTCCAGAGGagtttttaa